From a region of the Castor canadensis chromosome 7, mCasCan1.hap1v2, whole genome shotgun sequence genome:
- the LOC109692556 gene encoding chloride channel protein ClC-Kb isoform X2, translating to MEELVGLREGSLGRPVTLQELWGPCPRVRQGIRCGLEWLKQKLFRVGEDWYFLMTLGVLMALISFAMNFAISRVVRAHKWLYGELGDSHLLRYLSWTVYPVALLSFSSGFSQSITPFSGGSGVPELKTILAGVVLEDYLDIRNFGAKVVGLSCTLASGSTIFLGKVGPFVHLSAMIAAYLGQVRTRTIGESEVRSSGVLFSIEVMSSHFTIWDYWRGFFAATCGAFVFRLLAVFNSEQETITSIYKTSFRVDVPFDLPEIFFFVVLGVICGVLSCAYLFCQRTFLGFVKNNWFTSKLLATSKPVYSALAALVLATITYPPGLGRFMASRLSMKEHLDSLFDNNSWALMSRNSSPPWPAELDPQNLWFEWYHPQFTIFGTLAFFLVMKFWMLIVATTIPIPAGYFMPLFIYGAAIGRLLGEALSFIFPEGIVAGGVVNPIMPGGYALAGEPGPWPELPCPGLLPGAAAFSGAVTHTISTALLAFEVTGQIVHALPVLMAVLVANAITQSCQPSFYDGTIIVKKLPYLPWIRGRKIGSHPVTVGHFMNSTVTTLAKDTPLEQVVKVVTSTDVAQYPLVESTESQILVGTVGRAQLVQALQAEPACWAAGQQRCLQDILAGGYLMEPVTLQLSPETSLHQTHNLFELLNLQLLFVTSRGRAVGFVSWVELEKAISTLTDPPASK from the exons ATGGAGGAGCTGGTGGGGCTGCGTGAGGGCTCCTTGGGGAGGCCTGTGACTCTGCAGGAGCTGTGGGGCCCGTGTCCACGTGTCCGTCAAGGCATCCGAT GTGGCCTGGAGTGGCTGAAGCAGAAGCTGTTCCGTGTGGGCGAGGACTGGTACTTCCTGATGACCCTCGGGGTGCTCATGGCCCTCATCAGCTTCGCCATGAACTTTGCCATCAGCCGAGTGGTCAGAG CACACAAGTGGCTATATGGGGAGCTCGGGGACAGCCACCTGCTCCGGTATCTTTCCTGGACCGTGTACCCGGTGGCCCTCCTGTCCTTCTCCTCGGGCTTCTCCCAGAGCATCACGCCCTTCTCTGGAG GCTCTGGAGTCCCCGAGCTGAAGACCATCTTGGCAGGTGTGGTCTTGGAGGACTACCTGGACATCAGGAACTTTGGGGCCAAGGTGGTTGGCCTGTCCTGCACACTGGCCTCGGGCAGTACCATCTTCCTAGGCAAAGTG GGCCCCTTTGTTCACCTGAGTGCGATGATTGCTGCCTACCTGGGCCAGGTGCGCACCAGGACCATCGGGGAATCTGAGGTGAGGAGCTCAG GCGTCCTATTCAGCATTGAGGTCATGTCCTCCCACTTCACCATATGGGATTACTGGAGGGGCTTCTTCGCTGCCACCTGTGGGGCTTTTGTGTTCCGCCTCCTGGCTGTGTTCAACAGTGAGCAAG AGACCATCACGTCCATCTACAAGACCAGCTTCCGTGTGGACGTGCCCTTTGACCTACCTGAGATCTTCTTCTTTGTGGTCCTAGG GGTCATTTGTGGTGTCCTGAGTTGTGCTTACCTCTTCTGCCAGCGGACCTTCCTTGGCTTCGTCAAGAACAACTGGTTCACCTCCAAACTGCTGGCCACCAG CAAGCCTGTGTACTCTGCCCTGGCAGCCCTGGTTCTGGCGACCATCACCTACCCTCCTGGCCTGGGCCGCTTCATGGCCTCTCGG TTGTCCATGAAGGAGCATTTGGACTCGCTGTTTGACAACAACTCGTGGGCACTGATGTCCCGGAACTCGTCCCCACCCTGGCCAGCCGAGCTCGACCCCCAGAACCTGTGGTTTGAATGGTATCACCCGCAGTTCACCATCTTTGGAACGCTGGCCTTCTTTCTGGTTATGAAG TTCTGGATGCTGATTGTGGCCACCACCATCCCCATACCTGCTGGGTACTTCATGCCCTTATTCATCTATG GGGCAGCCATCGGGCGCCTCTTGGGGGAGGCTCTCTCTTTCATCTTCCCTGAGGGCATcgtggctggaggtgtggtcaaCCCCATCATGCCTGGGGGGTATGCTCTGGCAG GTGAGCCTGGGCCCTGGCCTGAGCTGCCTTGCCCTGGTCTGCTTCCAGGGGCTGCGGCCTTCTCTGGGGCGGTGACCCACACCATCTCCACGGCACTGCTGGCCTTTGAGGTGACCGGCCAGATTGTACACGCACTGCCTGTGCTGATGGCGGTGCTGGTGGCCAATGCCATCACCCAGAGCTGCCAGCCCTCTTTCTATGATGGTACCATCATTGTCAAGAAACTGCCCTACCTGCCATGGATTCGGGGTCGCAAGATCGG CTCCCACCCTGTGACTGTGGGGCACTTCATGAACTCCACCGTCACCACGCTGGCCAAGGACACCCCGCTGGAGCAGGTGGTCAAGGTCGTGACCTCCACTGATGTGGCCCAGTACCCCCTGGTGGAGAGCACAG AGTCTCAGATCCTAGTGGGCACCGTGGGAAGAGCCCAGCTGGTGCAGGCCCTCCAGGCTGAGCCCGCTTGCTGGGCTGCAGGTCAACAG CGCTGTCTCCAGGACATCTTGGCTGGGGGCTATCTCATGGAGCCAGTGACCCTGCAGCTGTCCCCAGAGACCTCCTTGCACCAG ACACACAACCTGTTTGAGCTGTTGAACCTTCAGTTGCTCTTCGTGACGTCGCGGGGCAGAGCTGTGGGCTTTGTGTCCTGGGTGGAG CTGGAGAAGGCAATTTCCACCCTGACCGATCCACCGGCCTCAAAGTGA
- the LOC109692556 gene encoding chloride channel protein ClC-Ka isoform X3: protein MEELVGLREGSLGRPVTLQELWGPCPRVRQGIRCGLEWLKQKLFRVGEDWYFLMTLGVLMALISFAMNFAISRVVRAHKWLYGELGDSHLLRYLSWTVYPVALLSFSSGFSQSITPFSGGSGVPELKTILAGVVLEDYLDIRNFGAKVVGLSCTLASGSTIFLGKVGPFVHLSAMIAAYLGQVRTRTIGESENKRKQNEMLVAGAAVGVATVFAAPFSGVLFSIEVMSSHFTIWDYWRGFFAATCGAFVFRLLAVFNSEQETITSIYKTSFRVDVPFDLPEIFFFVVLGVICGVLSCAYLFCQRTFLGFVKNNWFTSKLLATSKPVYSALAALVLATITYPPGLGRFMASRLSMKEHLDSLFDNNSWALMSRNSSPPWPAELDPQNLWFEWYHPQFTIFGTLAFFLVMKFWMLIVATTIPIPAGYFMPLFIYGAAAFSGAVTHTISTALLAFEVTGQIVHALPVLMAVLVANAITQSCQPSFYDGTIIVKKLPYLPWIRGRKIGSHPVTVGHFMNSTVTTLAKDTPLEQVVKVVTSTDVAQYPLVESTESQILVGTVGRAQLVQALQAEPACWAAGQQRCLQDILAGGYLMEPVTLQLSPETSLHQTHNLFELLNLQLLFVTSRGRAVGFVSWVELEKAISTLTDPPASK from the exons ATGGAGGAGCTGGTGGGGCTGCGTGAGGGCTCCTTGGGGAGGCCTGTGACTCTGCAGGAGCTGTGGGGCCCGTGTCCACGTGTCCGTCAAGGCATCCGAT GTGGCCTGGAGTGGCTGAAGCAGAAGCTGTTCCGTGTGGGCGAGGACTGGTACTTCCTGATGACCCTCGGGGTGCTCATGGCCCTCATCAGCTTCGCCATGAACTTTGCCATCAGCCGAGTGGTCAGAG CACACAAGTGGCTATATGGGGAGCTCGGGGACAGCCACCTGCTCCGGTATCTTTCCTGGACCGTGTACCCGGTGGCCCTCCTGTCCTTCTCCTCGGGCTTCTCCCAGAGCATCACGCCCTTCTCTGGAG GCTCTGGAGTCCCCGAGCTGAAGACCATCTTGGCAGGTGTGGTCTTGGAGGACTACCTGGACATCAGGAACTTTGGGGCCAAGGTGGTTGGCCTGTCCTGCACACTGGCCTCGGGCAGTACCATCTTCCTAGGCAAAGTG GGCCCCTTTGTTCACCTGAGTGCGATGATTGCTGCCTACCTGGGCCAGGTGCGCACCAGGACCATCGGGGAATCTGAG AACAagaggaaacaaaatgaaatgctgGTGGCAGGGGCTGCTGTGGGCGTGGCTACAGTCTTTGCAGCCCCATTTAGCG GCGTCCTATTCAGCATTGAGGTCATGTCCTCCCACTTCACCATATGGGATTACTGGAGGGGCTTCTTCGCTGCCACCTGTGGGGCTTTTGTGTTCCGCCTCCTGGCTGTGTTCAACAGTGAGCAAG AGACCATCACGTCCATCTACAAGACCAGCTTCCGTGTGGACGTGCCCTTTGACCTACCTGAGATCTTCTTCTTTGTGGTCCTAGG GGTCATTTGTGGTGTCCTGAGTTGTGCTTACCTCTTCTGCCAGCGGACCTTCCTTGGCTTCGTCAAGAACAACTGGTTCACCTCCAAACTGCTGGCCACCAG CAAGCCTGTGTACTCTGCCCTGGCAGCCCTGGTTCTGGCGACCATCACCTACCCTCCTGGCCTGGGCCGCTTCATGGCCTCTCGG TTGTCCATGAAGGAGCATTTGGACTCGCTGTTTGACAACAACTCGTGGGCACTGATGTCCCGGAACTCGTCCCCACCCTGGCCAGCCGAGCTCGACCCCCAGAACCTGTGGTTTGAATGGTATCACCCGCAGTTCACCATCTTTGGAACGCTGGCCTTCTTTCTGGTTATGAAG TTCTGGATGCTGATTGTGGCCACCACCATCCCCATACCTGCTGGGTACTTCATGCCCTTATTCATCTATG GGGCTGCGGCCTTCTCTGGGGCGGTGACCCACACCATCTCCACGGCACTGCTGGCCTTTGAGGTGACCGGCCAGATTGTACACGCACTGCCTGTGCTGATGGCGGTGCTGGTGGCCAATGCCATCACCCAGAGCTGCCAGCCCTCTTTCTATGATGGTACCATCATTGTCAAGAAACTGCCCTACCTGCCATGGATTCGGGGTCGCAAGATCGG CTCCCACCCTGTGACTGTGGGGCACTTCATGAACTCCACCGTCACCACGCTGGCCAAGGACACCCCGCTGGAGCAGGTGGTCAAGGTCGTGACCTCCACTGATGTGGCCCAGTACCCCCTGGTGGAGAGCACAG AGTCTCAGATCCTAGTGGGCACCGTGGGAAGAGCCCAGCTGGTGCAGGCCCTCCAGGCTGAGCCCGCTTGCTGGGCTGCAGGTCAACAG CGCTGTCTCCAGGACATCTTGGCTGGGGGCTATCTCATGGAGCCAGTGACCCTGCAGCTGTCCCCAGAGACCTCCTTGCACCAG ACACACAACCTGTTTGAGCTGTTGAACCTTCAGTTGCTCTTCGTGACGTCGCGGGGCAGAGCTGTGGGCTTTGTGTCCTGGGTGGAG CTGGAGAAGGCAATTTCCACCCTGACCGATCCACCGGCCTCAAAGTGA
- the LOC109692556 gene encoding chloride channel protein ClC-Ka isoform X6, with translation MEELVGLREGSLGRPVTLQELWGPCPRVRQGIRCGLEWLKQKLFRVGEDWYFLMTLGVLMALISFAMNFAISRVVRAHKWLYGELGDSHLLRYLSWTVYPVALLSFSSGFSQSITPFSGGSGVPELKTILAGVVLEDYLDIRNFGAKVVGLSCTLASGSTIFLGKVGPFVHLSAMIAAYLGQVRTRTIGESENKRKQNEMLVAGAAVGVATVFAAPFSGVLFSIEVMSSHFTIWDYWRGFFAATCGAFVFRLLAVFNSEQETITSIYKTSFRVDVPFDLPEIFFFVVLGVICGVLSCAYLFCQRTFLGFVKNNWFTSKLLATSKPVYSALAALVLATITYPPGLGRFMASRLSMKEHLDSLFDNNSWALMSRNSSPPWPAELDPQNLWFEWYHPQFTIFGTLAFFLVMKFWMLIVATTIPIPAGYFMPLFIYGAAIGRLLGEALSFIFPEGIVAGGVVNPIMPGGYALAGEPGPWPELPCPGLLPGAAAFSGAVTHTISTALLAFEVTGQIVHALPVLMAVLVANAITQSCQPSFYDGTIIVKKLPYLPWIRGRKIGSHPVTVGHFMNSTVTTLAKDTPLEQVVKVVTSTDVAQYPLVESTESQILVGTVGRAQLVQALQAEPACWAAGQQRCLQDILAGGYLMEPVTLQLSPETSLHQTHNLFELLNLQLLFVTSRGRAVGFVSWVELEKAISTLTDPPASK, from the exons ATGGAGGAGCTGGTGGGGCTGCGTGAGGGCTCCTTGGGGAGGCCTGTGACTCTGCAGGAGCTGTGGGGCCCGTGTCCACGTGTCCGTCAAGGCATCCGAT GTGGCCTGGAGTGGCTGAAGCAGAAGCTGTTCCGTGTGGGCGAGGACTGGTACTTCCTGATGACCCTCGGGGTGCTCATGGCCCTCATCAGCTTCGCCATGAACTTTGCCATCAGCCGAGTGGTCAGAG CACACAAGTGGCTATATGGGGAGCTCGGGGACAGCCACCTGCTCCGGTATCTTTCCTGGACCGTGTACCCGGTGGCCCTCCTGTCCTTCTCCTCGGGCTTCTCCCAGAGCATCACGCCCTTCTCTGGAG GCTCTGGAGTCCCCGAGCTGAAGACCATCTTGGCAGGTGTGGTCTTGGAGGACTACCTGGACATCAGGAACTTTGGGGCCAAGGTGGTTGGCCTGTCCTGCACACTGGCCTCGGGCAGTACCATCTTCCTAGGCAAAGTG GGCCCCTTTGTTCACCTGAGTGCGATGATTGCTGCCTACCTGGGCCAGGTGCGCACCAGGACCATCGGGGAATCTGAG AACAagaggaaacaaaatgaaatgctgGTGGCAGGGGCTGCTGTGGGCGTGGCTACAGTCTTTGCAGCCCCATTTAGCG GCGTCCTATTCAGCATTGAGGTCATGTCCTCCCACTTCACCATATGGGATTACTGGAGGGGCTTCTTCGCTGCCACCTGTGGGGCTTTTGTGTTCCGCCTCCTGGCTGTGTTCAACAGTGAGCAAG AGACCATCACGTCCATCTACAAGACCAGCTTCCGTGTGGACGTGCCCTTTGACCTACCTGAGATCTTCTTCTTTGTGGTCCTAGG GGTCATTTGTGGTGTCCTGAGTTGTGCTTACCTCTTCTGCCAGCGGACCTTCCTTGGCTTCGTCAAGAACAACTGGTTCACCTCCAAACTGCTGGCCACCAG CAAGCCTGTGTACTCTGCCCTGGCAGCCCTGGTTCTGGCGACCATCACCTACCCTCCTGGCCTGGGCCGCTTCATGGCCTCTCGG TTGTCCATGAAGGAGCATTTGGACTCGCTGTTTGACAACAACTCGTGGGCACTGATGTCCCGGAACTCGTCCCCACCCTGGCCAGCCGAGCTCGACCCCCAGAACCTGTGGTTTGAATGGTATCACCCGCAGTTCACCATCTTTGGAACGCTGGCCTTCTTTCTGGTTATGAAG TTCTGGATGCTGATTGTGGCCACCACCATCCCCATACCTGCTGGGTACTTCATGCCCTTATTCATCTATG GGGCAGCCATCGGGCGCCTCTTGGGGGAGGCTCTCTCTTTCATCTTCCCTGAGGGCATcgtggctggaggtgtggtcaaCCCCATCATGCCTGGGGGGTATGCTCTGGCAG GTGAGCCTGGGCCCTGGCCTGAGCTGCCTTGCCCTGGTCTGCTTCCAGGGGCTGCGGCCTTCTCTGGGGCGGTGACCCACACCATCTCCACGGCACTGCTGGCCTTTGAGGTGACCGGCCAGATTGTACACGCACTGCCTGTGCTGATGGCGGTGCTGGTGGCCAATGCCATCACCCAGAGCTGCCAGCCCTCTTTCTATGATGGTACCATCATTGTCAAGAAACTGCCCTACCTGCCATGGATTCGGGGTCGCAAGATCGG CTCCCACCCTGTGACTGTGGGGCACTTCATGAACTCCACCGTCACCACGCTGGCCAAGGACACCCCGCTGGAGCAGGTGGTCAAGGTCGTGACCTCCACTGATGTGGCCCAGTACCCCCTGGTGGAGAGCACAG AGTCTCAGATCCTAGTGGGCACCGTGGGAAGAGCCCAGCTGGTGCAGGCCCTCCAGGCTGAGCCCGCTTGCTGGGCTGCAGGTCAACAG CGCTGTCTCCAGGACATCTTGGCTGGGGGCTATCTCATGGAGCCAGTGACCCTGCAGCTGTCCCCAGAGACCTCCTTGCACCAG ACACACAACCTGTTTGAGCTGTTGAACCTTCAGTTGCTCTTCGTGACGTCGCGGGGCAGAGCTGTGGGCTTTGTGTCCTGGGTGGAG CTGGAGAAGGCAATTTCCACCCTGACCGATCCACCGGCCTCAAAGTGA
- the LOC109692556 gene encoding chloride channel protein ClC-Ka isoform X1, producing MEELVGLREGSLGRPVTLQELWGPCPRVRQGIRCGLEWLKQKLFRVGEDWYFLMTLGVLMALISFAMNFAISRVVRAHKWLYGELGDSHLLRYLSWTVYPVALLSFSSGFSQSITPFSGGSGVPELKTILAGVVLEDYLDIRNFGAKVVGLSCTLASGSTIFLGKVGPFVHLSAMIAAYLGQVRTRTIGESENKRKQNEMLVAGAAVGVATVFAAPFSGVLFSIEVMSSHFTIWDYWRGFFAATCGAFVFRLLAVFNSEQETITSIYKTSFRVDVPFDLPEIFFFVVLGVICGVLSCAYLFCQRTFLGFVKNNWFTSKLLATSKPVYSALAALVLATITYPPGLGRFMASRLSMKEHLDSLFDNNSWALMSRNSSPPWPAELDPQNLWFEWYHPQFTIFGTLAFFLVMKFWMLIVATTIPIPAGYFMPLFIYGAAIGRLLGEALSFIFPEGIVAGGVVNPIMPGGYALAGAAAFSGAVTHTISTALLAFEVTGQIVHALPVLMAVLVANAITQSCQPSFYDGTIIVKKLPYLPWIRGRKIGSHPVTVGHFMNSTVTTLAKDTPLEQVVKVVTSTDVAQYPLVESTESQILVGTVGRAQLVQALQAEPACWAAGQQRCLQDILAGGYLMEPVTLQLSPETSLHQTHNLFELLNLQLLFVTSRGRAVGFVSWVELEKAISTLTDPPASK from the exons ATGGAGGAGCTGGTGGGGCTGCGTGAGGGCTCCTTGGGGAGGCCTGTGACTCTGCAGGAGCTGTGGGGCCCGTGTCCACGTGTCCGTCAAGGCATCCGAT GTGGCCTGGAGTGGCTGAAGCAGAAGCTGTTCCGTGTGGGCGAGGACTGGTACTTCCTGATGACCCTCGGGGTGCTCATGGCCCTCATCAGCTTCGCCATGAACTTTGCCATCAGCCGAGTGGTCAGAG CACACAAGTGGCTATATGGGGAGCTCGGGGACAGCCACCTGCTCCGGTATCTTTCCTGGACCGTGTACCCGGTGGCCCTCCTGTCCTTCTCCTCGGGCTTCTCCCAGAGCATCACGCCCTTCTCTGGAG GCTCTGGAGTCCCCGAGCTGAAGACCATCTTGGCAGGTGTGGTCTTGGAGGACTACCTGGACATCAGGAACTTTGGGGCCAAGGTGGTTGGCCTGTCCTGCACACTGGCCTCGGGCAGTACCATCTTCCTAGGCAAAGTG GGCCCCTTTGTTCACCTGAGTGCGATGATTGCTGCCTACCTGGGCCAGGTGCGCACCAGGACCATCGGGGAATCTGAG AACAagaggaaacaaaatgaaatgctgGTGGCAGGGGCTGCTGTGGGCGTGGCTACAGTCTTTGCAGCCCCATTTAGCG GCGTCCTATTCAGCATTGAGGTCATGTCCTCCCACTTCACCATATGGGATTACTGGAGGGGCTTCTTCGCTGCCACCTGTGGGGCTTTTGTGTTCCGCCTCCTGGCTGTGTTCAACAGTGAGCAAG AGACCATCACGTCCATCTACAAGACCAGCTTCCGTGTGGACGTGCCCTTTGACCTACCTGAGATCTTCTTCTTTGTGGTCCTAGG GGTCATTTGTGGTGTCCTGAGTTGTGCTTACCTCTTCTGCCAGCGGACCTTCCTTGGCTTCGTCAAGAACAACTGGTTCACCTCCAAACTGCTGGCCACCAG CAAGCCTGTGTACTCTGCCCTGGCAGCCCTGGTTCTGGCGACCATCACCTACCCTCCTGGCCTGGGCCGCTTCATGGCCTCTCGG TTGTCCATGAAGGAGCATTTGGACTCGCTGTTTGACAACAACTCGTGGGCACTGATGTCCCGGAACTCGTCCCCACCCTGGCCAGCCGAGCTCGACCCCCAGAACCTGTGGTTTGAATGGTATCACCCGCAGTTCACCATCTTTGGAACGCTGGCCTTCTTTCTGGTTATGAAG TTCTGGATGCTGATTGTGGCCACCACCATCCCCATACCTGCTGGGTACTTCATGCCCTTATTCATCTATG GGGCAGCCATCGGGCGCCTCTTGGGGGAGGCTCTCTCTTTCATCTTCCCTGAGGGCATcgtggctggaggtgtggtcaaCCCCATCATGCCTGGGGGGTATGCTCTGGCAG GGGCTGCGGCCTTCTCTGGGGCGGTGACCCACACCATCTCCACGGCACTGCTGGCCTTTGAGGTGACCGGCCAGATTGTACACGCACTGCCTGTGCTGATGGCGGTGCTGGTGGCCAATGCCATCACCCAGAGCTGCCAGCCCTCTTTCTATGATGGTACCATCATTGTCAAGAAACTGCCCTACCTGCCATGGATTCGGGGTCGCAAGATCGG CTCCCACCCTGTGACTGTGGGGCACTTCATGAACTCCACCGTCACCACGCTGGCCAAGGACACCCCGCTGGAGCAGGTGGTCAAGGTCGTGACCTCCACTGATGTGGCCCAGTACCCCCTGGTGGAGAGCACAG AGTCTCAGATCCTAGTGGGCACCGTGGGAAGAGCCCAGCTGGTGCAGGCCCTCCAGGCTGAGCCCGCTTGCTGGGCTGCAGGTCAACAG CGCTGTCTCCAGGACATCTTGGCTGGGGGCTATCTCATGGAGCCAGTGACCCTGCAGCTGTCCCCAGAGACCTCCTTGCACCAG ACACACAACCTGTTTGAGCTGTTGAACCTTCAGTTGCTCTTCGTGACGTCGCGGGGCAGAGCTGTGGGCTTTGTGTCCTGGGTGGAG CTGGAGAAGGCAATTTCCACCCTGACCGATCCACCGGCCTCAAAGTGA
- the LOC109692556 gene encoding chloride channel protein ClC-Kb isoform X5, with amino-acid sequence MGSSGTATCSGIFPGPCTRWPSCPSPRASPRASRPSLEGPFVHLSAMIAAYLGQVRTRTIGESENKRKQNEMLVAGAAVGVATVFAAPFSGVLFSIEVMSSHFTIWDYWRGFFAATCGAFVFRLLAVFNSEQETITSIYKTSFRVDVPFDLPEIFFFVVLGVICGVLSCAYLFCQRTFLGFVKNNWFTSKLLATSKPVYSALAALVLATITYPPGLGRFMASRLSMKEHLDSLFDNNSWALMSRNSSPPWPAELDPQNLWFEWYHPQFTIFGTLAFFLVMKFWMLIVATTIPIPAGYFMPLFIYGAAIGRLLGEALSFIFPEGIVAGGVVNPIMPGGYALAGEPGPWPELPCPGLLPGAAAFSGAVTHTISTALLAFEVTGQIVHALPVLMAVLVANAITQSCQPSFYDGTIIVKKLPYLPWIRGRKIGSHPVTVGHFMNSTVTTLAKDTPLEQVVKVVTSTDVAQYPLVESTESQILVGTVGRAQLVQALQAEPACWAAGQQRCLQDILAGGYLMEPVTLQLSPETSLHQTHNLFELLNLQLLFVTSRGRAVGFVSWVELEKAISTLTDPPASK; translated from the exons ATGGGGAGCTCGGGGACAGCCACCTGCTCCGGTATCTTTCCTGGACCGTGTACCCGGTGGCCCTCCTGTCCTTCTCCTCGGGCTTCTCCCAGAGCATCACGCCCTTCTCTGGAG GGCCCCTTTGTTCACCTGAGTGCGATGATTGCTGCCTACCTGGGCCAGGTGCGCACCAGGACCATCGGGGAATCTGAG AACAagaggaaacaaaatgaaatgctgGTGGCAGGGGCTGCTGTGGGCGTGGCTACAGTCTTTGCAGCCCCATTTAGCG GCGTCCTATTCAGCATTGAGGTCATGTCCTCCCACTTCACCATATGGGATTACTGGAGGGGCTTCTTCGCTGCCACCTGTGGGGCTTTTGTGTTCCGCCTCCTGGCTGTGTTCAACAGTGAGCAAG AGACCATCACGTCCATCTACAAGACCAGCTTCCGTGTGGACGTGCCCTTTGACCTACCTGAGATCTTCTTCTTTGTGGTCCTAGG GGTCATTTGTGGTGTCCTGAGTTGTGCTTACCTCTTCTGCCAGCGGACCTTCCTTGGCTTCGTCAAGAACAACTGGTTCACCTCCAAACTGCTGGCCACCAG CAAGCCTGTGTACTCTGCCCTGGCAGCCCTGGTTCTGGCGACCATCACCTACCCTCCTGGCCTGGGCCGCTTCATGGCCTCTCGG TTGTCCATGAAGGAGCATTTGGACTCGCTGTTTGACAACAACTCGTGGGCACTGATGTCCCGGAACTCGTCCCCACCCTGGCCAGCCGAGCTCGACCCCCAGAACCTGTGGTTTGAATGGTATCACCCGCAGTTCACCATCTTTGGAACGCTGGCCTTCTTTCTGGTTATGAAG TTCTGGATGCTGATTGTGGCCACCACCATCCCCATACCTGCTGGGTACTTCATGCCCTTATTCATCTATG GGGCAGCCATCGGGCGCCTCTTGGGGGAGGCTCTCTCTTTCATCTTCCCTGAGGGCATcgtggctggaggtgtggtcaaCCCCATCATGCCTGGGGGGTATGCTCTGGCAG GTGAGCCTGGGCCCTGGCCTGAGCTGCCTTGCCCTGGTCTGCTTCCAGGGGCTGCGGCCTTCTCTGGGGCGGTGACCCACACCATCTCCACGGCACTGCTGGCCTTTGAGGTGACCGGCCAGATTGTACACGCACTGCCTGTGCTGATGGCGGTGCTGGTGGCCAATGCCATCACCCAGAGCTGCCAGCCCTCTTTCTATGATGGTACCATCATTGTCAAGAAACTGCCCTACCTGCCATGGATTCGGGGTCGCAAGATCGG CTCCCACCCTGTGACTGTGGGGCACTTCATGAACTCCACCGTCACCACGCTGGCCAAGGACACCCCGCTGGAGCAGGTGGTCAAGGTCGTGACCTCCACTGATGTGGCCCAGTACCCCCTGGTGGAGAGCACAG AGTCTCAGATCCTAGTGGGCACCGTGGGAAGAGCCCAGCTGGTGCAGGCCCTCCAGGCTGAGCCCGCTTGCTGGGCTGCAGGTCAACAG CGCTGTCTCCAGGACATCTTGGCTGGGGGCTATCTCATGGAGCCAGTGACCCTGCAGCTGTCCCCAGAGACCTCCTTGCACCAG ACACACAACCTGTTTGAGCTGTTGAACCTTCAGTTGCTCTTCGTGACGTCGCGGGGCAGAGCTGTGGGCTTTGTGTCCTGGGTGGAG CTGGAGAAGGCAATTTCCACCCTGACCGATCCACCGGCCTCAAAGTGA